The DNA segment TTATTGCAATGCCATGAATAGACTTTCGCTTGGGATCATGGAGTTACTAGGGATGAGCCTCGGTGTGAGCCGAGCTCACTTCAAGGAATTTTTCCAAGAAAATAATTCAATAATGAGATTAAACTACTATCCACCATGTCAAAAGCCAGACCTTACCTTAGGGACAGGGCCTCATTGTGATCCAACATCTTTGACAATCCTACACCAAGATAACGTTGGTGGACTAGAAGTGTTTGTGGACAATGAGTGGCGTTCCATTGCACCAAATTCACAAGCTTTTGTTGTCAACATCGGTGACACGTTCATGGTAATCAATCTTTTCATGATTAGGTTTCCTTGTTATTCATCAATATATTTACGAATGGTACAGGGATGGAACCTAATTGGATTCTTTTTTCCCTTTCCGTATAGTATTGCATTGTTTTTGTTTGTATTGGTGTTTTGGCTTTTCTCCGAGCACTATTTAACTGTATGATGTTCTTCTTTTTGGTAGTTGGTTTTGAATTAATATTTTTACCTGTTTAATTTCAGGCACTCTCAAATGGAAGATACAAAAGTTGCTTACATAGAGCTGTGGTAAATAGCAAAACTCCTAGAAAGTCACTTGCATTCTTTCTATGTCCAAAGAAAGATAAGGTGGTGAGCCCACCAGAAAAATTAGTGGACCAAAAAAACCCTAGGATATATCCAGATTTTACATGGTCTACCTTTCTTGAGTTCACTCAGAAGCATTATAGAGCTGACATGAATACCCTCAAAGCTTTCTCAAACTGGGTTCAACAGGAGACCAGCAGAACTTGATGTGCCATCTTCGGTAATCTTTCTTTTATTAAAATGCTATTCAAGCAAGAAAACAATGGAAACTGTAACAAGATTGTCCAAGAGGATGCATGAAGATCTGTGCATGCTATAAAATCTTtccttttgtttttgtttctttgggTCAACAATTGGAGGAGGAAAATGTGCAAGATTTAAATCTTCATGGGGCTAAACTAGGAATAAAGAGAAGCATATAAATGAGCCAATTTTGTTATTTTCTTTTGGACTATATGTAGAAAAGCTTATGCACTTATCACTACTATCATTACCCTAGCTACTTAGCTTCTACTTGtatataaatgtcaacaaataattgaaataaaaaaaaaaaaaaacaaattagtaTAATTGGGCATCCGATGCTTTTTTACAGTCCacaactagtttttttttaacgaccaacaaaacatatatttattaattaaataaaggACAAACAGTGGGTTAGTCCACCAAAAATATTACAACAGACAGCCAACAGGAACCCAACATTAAGTACATCTATTTGCTACATCAAAAGCACACCAGGCCTCCCATTGCAAATCCTTCCAAGCTGCATGATTTTAGACCCACAGGTCCCCATTTGCTTGATCTCTTCTTTTATTTTTGTCACACATAAAGGCTGTTAGGTTATACACCAAATCATTTCTGCATTTCCATAATATCCAAAGAGCCACTTGCATCATAGAATACACCGCTTTCTTCCACTTTGAGCATCCGTGAACTCGCTTATGCCAACCCAATAAATCTTTGACACTAGAAGCCCATATGTTGG comes from the Helianthus annuus cultivar XRQ/B chromosome 4, HanXRQr2.0-SUNRISE, whole genome shotgun sequence genome and includes:
- the LOC110936268 gene encoding gibberellin 20 oxidase 1 codes for the protein MAIDCIIKNPSPMSSLKEDQQRSLVFDASVLQHEGNIPQQFIWPDHEKPNTQKSKELEVPLIDLGGFLSGHSCSTKKASNLVGEACQKHGFFLVVNHGVDENLISDAHQYMDLFFELPLSEKQRAQRKAGESCGYASSFTGRFSSKLPWKETLSFQYSADENSSDIVKDYFKDKMGEEFIRLGNVYQDYCNAMNRLSLGIMELLGMSLGVSRAHFKEFFQENNSIMRLNYYPPCQKPDLTLGTGPHCDPTSLTILHQDNVGGLEVFVDNEWRSIAPNSQAFVVNIGDTFMALSNGRYKSCLHRAVVNSKTPRKSLAFFLCPKKDKVVSPPEKLVDQKNPRIYPDFTWSTFLEFTQKHYRADMNTLKAFSNWVQQETSRT